The Lonchura striata isolate bLonStr1 chromosome 13, bLonStr1.mat, whole genome shotgun sequence DNA window ATCAAACTTAGACATGGTTCAGAATAAATCCTCTGTGTGTAGTAGCTGAGTGTTGTGCACTCAGGTGGTGAAGTTTAGCTTAGGTACCTCCATGTACTTCCTAAAGCAAAGTAGTAAACTGAAATTTGTTATATTTTACTATAGCTGCAGTTTAGTTTGTTTTTAGTGTCTGTTGCTGTTGGTTTTGGCTACCTTTCCTGCAAGTGGAATATTCCAAGCAGtgacctgcagctgctggtccgtgctcagcacagcagcctttgtccccagctgtgACATGGATTGCCCTTCACATAGCTCCCTGCTGGCTTTACAGCCAGGGACCTCCCTTTTTTGGGATCCTCAAGGATCAGCCTTTGCTCTGGTCACCCTTGAGCACTGGCACTGTGTCAACAGGCTGCTGTCACTGGTTCTCCTCCCCTCTTTGTCACTGCAATGTCATGGTTTTTGGTCCCACAGCAGCAAAGCCTGGGCAGCCAGACAGGCTGACAGTTATACAggtaatttataaaatattaaacacaGTGAACAGCCATGTTCAAACTTTACAGAGGCTACTGTCACTGGGCTTTGGAGTCACATTTATCTAGTTTTTCCACTGGCTGTTGGGGGATCAGCAAAGGAGTTCAGCCATCCAGCAACCTGTTCAAAGTGCTGTGTTCTGAGGGCTTGTCTTGGCATGGCAGAGAGACTTCTTCCTTAACACATTGCAGGACCACAGGAGTGCTGGTTCCCATTTGAAAGTGTCCTCAAGACCCATTAGTCAAAGCTGTATTGTCAAATATCCCTTAAAAGAGGGAATTTCTCACTAAGAAGAATTGGTTCCCCTTCACTTCAGTAGTCACCATCTTTTCTGGATCTTGTATCCTGTGCACAGTGAACTACTCTGCACTGGTGTGAAATGTGCTTCCAGGAGAGCTGAAGCCCCTGGTCAGCCCATGATCAGCTTCTAGACCACTGATTTTAGAGCAATAACTCCATTCATCACCATGCTAAAGACTTCAAGCTTCAGGTGAGGGCAGCCTCTGACTTATTGAACCCCGTGTCTTTTCAGCAAGTTCTAAGGCTCCTATTTGCATTGCAAGGTCAAGTGAGGTGAAGGGTAAAATGacttccccagctccatccaaTAAGCCCCTGCTGGAACATAGCAGTGTCATATCTCTTGAATTGGTCTGCATCTTTTCAAACAACCTCTCTATCTCCAGAAGTATAAACTCTTCTTAATTGTTTTTTCAGGGAATGGACCTTCAGGAATCTGTCTCTCATACTTGCTGTCAGGTTACACCCCTTACTTCAAAAGACACGCTCTTCATCCTAATCCcattcttcagagaaaactggaAGAGGCACCAGAAGTCTCTGTTTTGGACCAGGTTTGTGTAAAGATAAACAGTATGACATCCTTGTAAAGCATCCTAGGGGTGTATCATAAGTAATTACCTTGTTTGGATTTTCAAAGTACACAGACAGAATGAGCCTTAAGCAAATTTTGCTTTGTAATCCAGATCTCCCTTGTATGAAATGCCAGCATTGCTGCTAAGATCCTCGAGGCAGCCCTTGGGCAAGAGCAGGTCTGTGTGCCAGTAAATGAGCTGCCCAAGCACACTGAGCCCACTGATCAGAGATGCTGGAGTAACGAgcaggctgctgcctggcactgcATGCACTTTGAGCATCTGGTCCTTCTCTCTCTAGGATCTGGAGTATCTGTCTGAAGGCTTGGAGGGACGGTCCCACAGCCCTGTGGCTCTCCTGTTTGATACTCTGCAGCGCCCAGACACAGACTTTGGTGGGACAGCAGAATCTGTGCTCACCTGGTGGCATGAGCCTGACAGAGCCATCCCCCACCTGGTCCTTGGCAGAAATGCTCCTGGAGGGGCCTGGCACGTAAGTGAATTGGAGCCAGCTGGGGTCTGTGTGTTGTGTAATATCCAAATGTGCTGACTGGAGAGGGAAAAGCTCTTCTAAAATGCCAGTCAGCTGTGTTACATCTTATACACGTAGACAAATGAaagtttaaaaggaaaacaagcctTTATATTCCCCATCTCTGGGGAACATGCAGAACATGGATGGTTTCATCCATGACAGCAGATCAGAGGAAATTACTAATTTCATTATCTGTGCCATATTGAAACATGGAAAAGTTGCCTTTCTCTtgttacattaaaaaattaaactaattttgCTCTGCTTCTTGTTCCAGTCTATAGAAGGCTCTATGGTTACCCTGAGCAGAGGGGAATGGATGGGACTCCCAGACCTCCCTTTCAAAGAATGGttaaagcaaaagagaaggTAAGAGATACATGTGTGATCGTTTGCAAACATCTGGAGATTTTTAGAGAACCTGAATAGAGTTCTTGAATGTAGCTACCCATCTGTAATTGGATGATTTTAGTGAGAGAAAGGACaccctcctgcaccccaaaaccagcccattCTATATTGAGTGGTTCAGATAAAGTTGCAGTGCTGCTTGGAATGTGTCCTTCTCCACACCCACTGGGGAGATGAATCCATGCCCATGAGTTCTGAGTAAAGCTTGAAAGCTTGGTCACCTAGCTCCTACTGCTGCTGCCCCTGATGACAAGTATCATGTTACTGTGCATTCTCTGAGGTGCTGCTTCTCTAGACATGTGTCACAATTAATCTTAGGAAGTCCAGGTGTTAAAAATGGAATGGAAGCAAGATATTAGAGGAAGGCTTAAACAACCAACCATGTTCTTAGGGTTGGGATTAATGCTAGAGAAAGCTGCCTCTGTCCAACAGCTTCTGGACATGATTGTTAGCTCTATATGTCAGGAATAATTTTGCTAAAGTCTGGGAAATTAGATCAGTCTTCTCTGGTAGTGCCAGGATAGATGGCTCTAGGATACATTCAGTGCAAGAGGGACAAATTCCAGTCTCTTACTTAACTGCTGCTTGACCTTTGTTTGTCCTTTATTACAGAGGCCTCAAAAACAATAGAGCCACAGCAGAGGACATTGCTCAATATTACCAACACTATGTGATGAAGAAAGGACTGCAGAAGAATTTCAGATGTGGCACTGTTGTGACCTCTGTGAAGAAAGTGAGTGCAGAGAGCATCTCCAGCCACACCCAGAAAGATCTTCAGGAGGATAGTGACTCACTCTGGAACTCAAATGAAAGAAGTGCAGAGGTCTTTCAGGTGGATGGATTTTTCAAAAGTGTGGAAGGTGATAAAGAGCCCTTCTCCATCTATGCAGAGAATGTGGTCTTGGCTACAGGAACCTATGACAATCCTACCTGGCTCGGGGTCAAGGGAGAAAACCTTTCCTATGTCCACCACCAGCTGTCTGCCCTAGAAGAAGCAGTGAAGAACAACAGTGTTGGCATCATGACAGATCCAGTCTTGATTGTAGGTGCTGGTCTGACAGCTGCTGATGCGATTCTCTTTGCTCACCACTGCAATATTCCAGTAATCCACGTTTTTCGGAGACGAGTCACTGATCCGGGCCTTATTTTTAACCAGCTCCCCAAAACTATGTACCCTGAATATCACAAAGTCCATCAGATGATGAAAGAACAgacagctgcctgtgctgggccctACGAGCACTACATCAGCCTCCCTGAGCATCACGTGCTCTCCTTTGGCAAGGACAAGAAATGCATCTTTCAAGACAAGAACGGCTGTCAGAAAGCTTATAAAATTTCCATGGCTCTTGTTCTAACTGGCTCAAACCCCAACCTCTCCTTTCTGCCAAATGATGGCATCGACTTGGCATTGGACAGTGACCAGCCAGTCAATCCAAAGAGGAATCCCATAGATGTTGATCCATTCACCTATGAATGCACTCAGGAGAAAGGGCTCTATGCTCTGGGACCTCTAGCAGGAGATAACTTTGTACGCTTTGTGCAGGGAGGGGCTCTGGCTGTTGCCAGCTCTCTGTTAAAGAAAGCCAACAAAAATCCCCCCTAACAAAATCTCCATCCCTGTGCTACCTGTACTAGGATGGGTTAGTGCTCTTTCCATCAAATCATCTGATTCGTAAATCCTCAAATCTAGAGGCCATTCCTGGTATTCTTCAAGGTTATATGGGGAGTTAATAAGTTCTTGCTGAGTTATTTGAGAAGATTAAGTAACCAAATACAGGGTGGGTTCCACACACAGCAGTACCTTCAGTTCCTGGGAATTCAGCTCCTTTTCTGCACAGCTGTGCACGGTTACTGGAACTGAAGCTTGTGCCTGGAAAAGGAAGGGGCAAGGAATTGCTCTTCTATCTAAAACCCTCCAGATGATGGAAAATTGAATTGAGGAATCAATGTTAATTATTTTCAGATAGCAGGCCCACAACACTGCCTGTTGGTGTCTTACAGTGTTTTGTCAAGAAACAAAGTAAAAGTAAACTGacctggttttatttattcttgtGGTTTGGCTGTATGTTCTTGTTAGGCCAGAAATCACTGCCAGGTGCTGCAGGTACCTCTTTGGCACATGGAAGGATACTCTGCAAGTAAAAACTGACATAAAAACACTCAAAACTGTATTGTTTCACTGACACCAGCACAAGTAATGTATgactcttttaaaaaaaccaagagaTTCCTGTGATGGATTCTTCTCCTTCCTGAGAAGAAATGGTACTGATTTGCAAATACTTGGTCTATCATCTTGCAGCTTCCTACTCTCTAAATCCTAAACCTGTGATAGCCAAACTCTTGGCAGCTGCTGTAGAGACAAGCAGAACTAAAGGGGAGCTACAGGTCCATCTTGAAACTACCCACGTACTGTATGGGTCTTCTGGATTCTGGAAAGGTGCAATATGGTATATACTGGGTGAATtactaatgtatttttttaaatactattaTTTGTATTAGAGGGAAAATGGCACAGTCACTTTTTGGTAGCTTTAtgctgtatatatatatatatatatataaactttTTATACTGTTTTTCTAGAAGATTTT harbors:
- the OSGIN1 gene encoding oxidative stress-induced growth inhibitor 1, whose amino-acid sequence is MLPDGKMYPLVTRPSNRSGLKTLPVVIIGNGPSGICLSYLLSGYTPYFKRHALHPNPILQRKLEEAPEVSVLDQDLEYLSEGLEGRSHSPVALLFDTLQRPDTDFGGTAESVLTWWHEPDRAIPHLVLGRNAPGGAWHSIEGSMVTLSRGEWMGLPDLPFKEWLKQKRRGLKNNRATAEDIAQYYQHYVMKKGLQKNFRCGTVVTSVKKVSAESISSHTQKDLQEDSDSLWNSNERSAEVFQVDGFFKSVEGDKEPFSIYAENVVLATGTYDNPTWLGVKGENLSYVHHQLSALEEAVKNNSVGIMTDPVLIVGAGLTAADAILFAHHCNIPVIHVFRRRVTDPGLIFNQLPKTMYPEYHKVHQMMKEQTAACAGPYEHYISLPEHHVLSFGKDKKCIFQDKNGCQKAYKISMALVLTGSNPNLSFLPNDGIDLALDSDQPVNPKRNPIDVDPFTYECTQEKGLYALGPLAGDNFVRFVQGGALAVASSLLKKANKNPP